Part of the Sodalinema gerasimenkoae IPPAS B-353 genome is shown below.
GGGCCTGACGAAAACTTAACTGCGTGGCCAACAGCGATACATCTCCTAGAGTTTTAGCCAACTCAACCGTTTGCCCCGTCGGATCTTCCGCCACCCAGCGGGTCGTGCCTACCACAATTTGCTCAGGCCGCCAAGGATAGTCAATCTCCTGAGCGATCGCCCGCAACAGAGCATACACCGCCAGCATTTGCGTCCCACCAGCCAGCAACACGCCACAGCGACGACTCAGGGCCAACCCTAACCCCGCTACCACTACCTGCATGGGGTCGCCGAGTCCCTGAAGCACCCCAAAGGGGCCCGCATCCCCCCCTTGTTCTCGCCAACGCCGTAACCCCTCATCCACCACATCCTGTTTACGCTGATGATTACAGAGAGGATAACTACTATTAACCTGTCCCTCAGCCGCAATTCCCAAGGCTAACAACACCGCCAGGGCCGTGGTCGTCCCTCCCACCACACATTCTCCGAGAATTGCGTAATCACAATGGTTCGCGAGGCGATCGCCCCAAGCTAACCCCGCCGCAAACAGCTCCTGCACTTGCGTAGCCGTCATCGCCGCGCCGGTGGTTAAACAGCGAGCAGGAACCGCCGGGAACCGTTCCACCACGGTGGCGGCGGGTAAGGGAGACGGCTGAGGAATCGCCGCCGGTAAACCCGCATCAAATACATAGAGAGGTAGAGACAGTCCCTCAATAACCGCCCGCGAGATAACCGCTGGGGAGGCCCCG
Proteins encoded:
- the cobT gene encoding nicotinate mononucleotide-dependent phosphoribosyltransferase CobT, giving the protein MSWDSSFIRVYTETARGQAWLDRYSGTSPLFACVFGFTETGTLPDISAAGRTPADRRKTALADAEYLLSGGTTPPHYPLPPLTAGASPAVISRAVIEGLSLPLYVFDAGLPAAIPQPSPLPAATVVERFPAVPARCLTTGAAMTATQVQELFAAGLAWGDRLANHCDYAILGECVVGGTTTALAVLLALGIAAEGQVNSSYPLCNHQRKQDVVDEGLRRWREQGGDAGPFGVLQGLGDPMQVVVAGLGLALSRRCGVLLAGGTQMLAVYALLRAIAQEIDYPWRPEQIVVGTTRWVAEDPTGQTVELAKTLGDVSLLATQLSFRQARFPQLRAYEAGYVKEGVGAGGCAIAASLQGWTASSLLAAIETGLSQLIG